CAGCCGAGCTGAAGGTGACGGAGGAGGAGATGAAGGCCGCTTATGATGTAGTGGAGCCTTCATTTATTACCGCAATTCGGGCAGCTGCGCACAACATACGTAAATTTCATGAAAAACAGAAGCGAAGCTCCTGGATGGACTTTGATTCTGATGGAAGTCTGCTTGGACAGATTATCCGTCCTCTGGACCGTGTGGGTGTCTACGTGCCAGGCGGTAAGGCGGCATATCCATCCTCTGTGCTGATGAATGTCATTCCAGCACAGGTGGCTGGTGTGCGCGAGATCGTGATGGTGACGCCGCCGGCAACGAGCGGCGGTGAGGGTATTGACCCGTACATTCTCGTGGCTGCTGCGGAAGCAGGTGTTAACGAGATGTACCGGGTGGGCGGCGCGCAGGCGATTGCCGCCCTGGCTTACGGCACAGAGAGCATTGAGAAGGTCGACAAGATCTGTGGACCGGGCAATATATATGTGGCGCTCGCGAAGCGAGAAGTGTTCGGGGCCGTCGATATCGACAGCATTGCAGGCCCGAGTGAGATTGTGGTCCTGGCGGATGAAACCGCGAAAGCGGACTATGTTGCCGCCGACCTGTTATCTCAGGCGGAGCATGACGAAATGGCCTCCGCCATTCTTGTGACGACGTCCCAGCAGCTGGCTGAAGAGGTACAGCAGGATATAGAGGAGCAGCTTCGGAAGCTGCCGAGAGAAGCCATTGCGAGAGCTTCGGTAGAGGCACATGGAGCGATTATCGTTGTCGATTCCATATTGGAAGGCATTGAAGTTGTGAATAAGCTGGCACCGGAGCACTTGGAAGTGATGGTACAGGAGCCAATGGCTTATGTGTCCTATATCCGACATTCGGGCGCCATTTTTCTTGGACCATACAGCTCTGAACCGGTCGGAGACTATTTTGCAGGACCTAATCACATTATTCCGACCAACGGGACGGCAAGATATGCATCGCCGGTCGATGTGGACGATTTTACGAAGAAGTCGAGCCTTATCTATTACAGCAAGGAAGCGCTCCTCAAGAATGGAGAGGCCATTATGGAGCTCGCCCGTCATGAAGGGCTAGAAGGCCATGCAAGAGCAATTGAAATTAGATTGCAGCAAGAGGGCGATTAATTGTATAGAATTTTTCGTCTGCGCTAGGTTTGCATTAACATTAAGCAAGAGGATAAATAACAACAAGTACGATGAAATAAAAGTGAGATGCTGAAGAGCGGAGGCGTAAAATGGGAAATCAGGACAACAGCTTTATTGAAGAAGGACGCGGAGCGAGCGTCAGCCGAAAAACGAATGAGACCGACATTCAGCTTGCCTTCGGTGTGGATGGGACGGGTCGTTCCGAGATAGAGACGGATGTACCCTTTCTGAACCATATGCTTGACTTGTTTACCAAGCACGGTCAATTTGATCTCCAAGTCGTCGCCAAAGGCGATATCGAAATTGACGATCATCACACTGTGGAGGATATCGGCATCTGTCTTGGCCAAACGCTGCATACTGCATTAGGTGATAAAAAAGGGATCAAGCGCTATGCAAGTGTATTTGTACCGATGGATGAGGCGCTGGCACAGGTCGTGATCGATATCAGCAATCGTCCGCACTTCGAATATCGGGCGCAGTATCCTTCCCAGCAGGTAGGAAGCTTCTCTACAGAGCTGGTTCAGGAATTCTTATGGAAGTTTGCGCTTGAAGCACGCATTACGCTTCATGTTATCGTTCATTACGGTCAGAACACCCATCATATGATTGAGGCTGTATTTAAGGCGCTTGGCAGAGCACTGGACGAAGCGACAGCAGTCGATCCGCGTGTTACCGGTGTCCCATCGACGAAGGGAGTGCTGTAGCCTTATGACCATAGCTATTGTTGATTATGGAATGGGGAACCTGCACAGCGTAAGCAAAGCTGTCGAAAGACTCGGTTATACAGCACTCGTAACAGGAAATGAACAGGAGATTCTAGGGGCTTCCGGCGTCATTCTGCCGGGTGTAGGTGCATTTGGAGATGCGATGCAGCATCTTCGGGAAACGAAGCTCGATACGGTCGTTAAGCAGGTAAGCGAGAACGGAACACCGCTGCTCGGTATTTGTCTTGGGATGC
This sequence is a window from Paenibacillus urinalis. Protein-coding genes within it:
- the hisD gene encoding histidinol dehydrogenase — its product is MRIVPAKEFRLKRDVDYGTKEQNEAVRQIIQDVRSDGDAAVLKYTALHDRTELTAAELKVTEEEMKAAYDVVEPSFITAIRAAAHNIRKFHEKQKRSSWMDFDSDGSLLGQIIRPLDRVGVYVPGGKAAYPSSVLMNVIPAQVAGVREIVMVTPPATSGGEGIDPYILVAAAEAGVNEMYRVGGAQAIAALAYGTESIEKVDKICGPGNIYVALAKREVFGAVDIDSIAGPSEIVVLADETAKADYVAADLLSQAEHDEMASAILVTTSQQLAEEVQQDIEEQLRKLPREAIARASVEAHGAIIVVDSILEGIEVVNKLAPEHLEVMVQEPMAYVSYIRHSGAIFLGPYSSEPVGDYFAGPNHIIPTNGTARYASPVDVDDFTKKSSLIYYSKEALLKNGEAIMELARHEGLEGHARAIEIRLQQEGD
- the hisB gene encoding imidazoleglycerol-phosphate dehydratase HisB; the protein is MGNQDNSFIEEGRGASVSRKTNETDIQLAFGVDGTGRSEIETDVPFLNHMLDLFTKHGQFDLQVVAKGDIEIDDHHTVEDIGICLGQTLHTALGDKKGIKRYASVFVPMDEALAQVVIDISNRPHFEYRAQYPSQQVGSFSTELVQEFLWKFALEARITLHVIVHYGQNTHHMIEAVFKALGRALDEATAVDPRVTGVPSTKGVL